Part of the Bacteroidota bacterium genome, CAGAAATTAAAATAATTGATTTACCCTCAAATTGGCTTCAATTTCCAGCACCTTCAGTACTTGCAGAAATAGGACAGAAATGGATTGATGAAGGAAAAACTATAGCTTTGAAGGTTCCTAGTAGTATAATACATTCAGCTCATAACATTATACTTAATTGTAATCATAAAGATTATAAGGTTGTGAAAGTTTTAAACCAAAAGAAATTTTATTTTGATTCAAGATTAAAGAAATAACTTTTGCTAACACCTAAGCATATAAAAACCATAGTGCATG contains:
- a CDS encoding RES family NAD+ phosphorylase, whose protein sequence is MIVYRITKSKRASDISGIGASLYPGRWNKRGTPVLYTGESKEIALLENIVHIPSMISPELDILTIEIPDNSIAEIKIIDLPSNWLQFPAPSVLAEIGQKWIDEGKTIALKVPSSIIHSAHNIILNCNHKDYKVVKVLNQKKFYFDSRLKK